One genomic segment of Kordiimonas sp. SCSIO 12603 includes these proteins:
- a CDS encoding marine proteobacterial sortase target protein, translated as MLRFSQPLLYAYTAAALAFGLVLNTRPALADETSPPTASSDQKQLRSWQEGGFEIKSIPHEGMPQLWLDALQLSSEVKTEINGFIAYTTVKQSFRNTTDQWVNGTYRFPLPDTAAIDAFEMLVGEKRIKGKIKEKQEAKRIYEQAVKEGKKAALLSQIRPNMFSSKVGNVAPGAVITVEISFITHAEQNGLTFSWKLPQAITPRYHRLEDMVPTPEPKSALATHHQKHGIYRHPQNAGNLAVFDIFLAPGAAVQKLTSPSHDIRIAEQENRYHITLRADTEPADRDFILRWEYKPAGKPKPLFIKEETESGTYVLGIVIPPKKEESLQKSPPRDIQFIIDVSGSMHGHSIVQAKRALLEAVDRLRTEDRFDIIKFNNDYSRLFGATQQATAENVNRARNYILGLEADGGTEMMPALVNALDLNQTAPADEKSLPQIMFLTDGAIGYEEAMFKLVEEKLGTTRLFTVGVGNAPNGWFMRKAAEFGRGIHTQIDNPLEAEKTLEELFSNMAAPSVQKLTLSGNGMFEAYPTRLPDLYGNRPTVFVVKTDDSKIRLEGESVNSKRWKISERLKRMENGKGISKLWARKKVEAISDAALRGLPQEEAKAQILKTALTHQIVSKYTSFVAVEEKISRPQGTSAQDSIVPENLPKGMKLRRVSAPQMMAQSNFSGPQTATMKDLKLITGFILLLFATELILWLRREARREA; from the coding sequence ATGCTACGCTTTTCACAGCCTCTCCTCTATGCCTATACAGCCGCCGCACTCGCCTTCGGCCTTGTTCTAAACACCCGACCTGCACTCGCGGATGAAACATCACCGCCAACTGCAAGCTCTGACCAGAAACAACTTAGAAGCTGGCAGGAAGGTGGGTTTGAAATAAAATCGATCCCGCATGAAGGCATGCCGCAGTTATGGCTTGATGCCCTCCAGCTTTCAAGCGAGGTGAAAACAGAGATCAACGGCTTCATCGCCTACACCACCGTCAAACAATCCTTCAGGAATACCACCGACCAGTGGGTTAACGGCACATACCGTTTCCCGCTTCCTGATACTGCCGCTATTGATGCATTTGAAATGCTGGTAGGCGAAAAACGTATCAAAGGAAAAATCAAGGAAAAGCAGGAAGCAAAACGCATTTACGAACAGGCTGTGAAAGAAGGCAAGAAAGCTGCCCTCCTCAGCCAGATAAGGCCAAACATGTTCAGTTCAAAGGTAGGGAATGTGGCGCCGGGTGCGGTGATTACGGTAGAGATTTCCTTCATTACCCATGCGGAGCAAAATGGCCTTACTTTCAGTTGGAAACTACCGCAGGCGATTACACCTCGGTACCACCGACTTGAAGATATGGTACCCACACCTGAACCCAAAAGCGCGCTCGCTACGCATCACCAAAAACACGGCATTTACCGCCATCCTCAAAACGCTGGGAATTTGGCGGTTTTTGATATTTTTTTGGCGCCTGGTGCAGCTGTTCAGAAACTCACCAGCCCCAGCCATGATATTCGGATTGCCGAGCAAGAAAACCGCTATCACATTACGCTCCGGGCTGATACCGAACCAGCTGACCGGGATTTTATCCTGCGCTGGGAGTATAAACCTGCGGGCAAACCCAAACCGCTGTTTATAAAAGAAGAAACCGAAAGTGGCACATATGTTCTCGGCATAGTTATTCCACCAAAGAAGGAAGAAAGCCTACAGAAATCACCACCAAGAGATATTCAATTTATCATTGATGTATCAGGCTCTATGCATGGGCACTCTATTGTTCAGGCCAAACGTGCCCTTCTTGAAGCGGTGGACCGCCTGCGCACGGAAGACAGGTTCGATATCATAAAATTCAATAACGATTACAGTCGTTTATTTGGTGCTACACAACAAGCAACCGCTGAAAACGTAAATCGAGCCAGAAATTATATTTTGGGTTTGGAAGCAGATGGTGGGACCGAAATGATGCCCGCTCTTGTGAACGCACTGGATTTGAACCAAACAGCTCCCGCCGATGAAAAAAGCCTACCGCAGATCATGTTCCTGACAGACGGTGCTATTGGCTACGAAGAAGCTATGTTCAAGCTGGTAGAAGAAAAGCTTGGTACCACACGCCTGTTCACTGTTGGTGTCGGGAATGCACCAAACGGCTGGTTTATGCGCAAGGCAGCTGAATTTGGCCGCGGTATCCACACGCAAATTGATAATCCACTGGAAGCGGAGAAAACACTGGAAGAGTTGTTCAGCAACATGGCCGCCCCAAGCGTTCAAAAACTCACGCTTTCAGGAAACGGTATGTTTGAAGCTTATCCCACACGCCTTCCTGATTTATACGGCAACCGCCCAACGGTATTTGTGGTGAAAACCGATGACAGCAAAATCCGGCTTGAAGGCGAAAGCGTAAACAGCAAACGCTGGAAGATCAGCGAACGCCTAAAGCGCATGGAAAACGGGAAAGGTATCAGCAAACTGTGGGCACGCAAGAAAGTGGAAGCCATTTCTGATGCCGCACTCAGGGGCTTACCGCAGGAAGAAGCAAAAGCACAAATTCTGAAAACAGCGCTCACGCACCAAATTGTCAGCAAATATACAAGCTTTGTAGCAGTAGAGGAAAAAATCAGCCGCCCGCAAGGCACCTCAGCGCAAGACAGTATCGTTCCTGAAAACCTGCCGAAAGGTATGAAACTTCGCCGTGTTAGCGCACCGCAAATGATGGCGCAGTCAAACTTCTCTGGCCCACAAACAGCCACGATGAAAGACCTGAAGCTGATCACTGGTTTTATCCTGCTGCTGTTCGCCACCGAGCTTATCTTGTGGCTACGCCGGGAGGCACGCCGTGAAGCGTAG